A part of Mycolicibacterium sp. TUM20985 genomic DNA contains:
- a CDS encoding sulfotransferase family protein, with translation MSTDRFDVDVLVEQACDLAGLDDFGEPDGWRDGLALLTDGLAAEARLSPLGVEIAVMDIVGPLASRLRIMQCRKDDAAIAAAPIERPIFIVGQPRTGTTILFDLLAQDPELRPPLTWEVDSPWPLARPDTYDTDPRIAQAQANLEMSEQIVPGLLAFHPMGARVGQECVKVWAAQFCSMLFSVQYRLPTYYRWLLYDADHEGAYRYHRIFLQHLQSGVGGQWLLKSPAHLWQLDRLVAEYPDAVIVQTHRDPLNVISSITALTHHLRRLASDESDIRECAQQSCEEIVVGLERSMKVRDSGTLAPGQLIDVQFADFIADPLATIGRLYDALGRELTPVAETRMRQFLAEHPGDGGGGRYTWSDTGLDAAVVRDRVRAYQDRLEVPTEALK, from the coding sequence GTGAGTACCGACCGCTTCGACGTCGACGTGCTCGTCGAGCAGGCGTGCGATCTCGCGGGCCTCGACGACTTCGGCGAACCCGACGGCTGGCGCGACGGCCTGGCGCTGCTGACCGACGGTCTGGCGGCCGAAGCCAGACTTTCGCCGCTCGGCGTCGAGATCGCCGTGATGGACATCGTCGGTCCGCTCGCCAGCCGACTGCGAATCATGCAGTGCCGCAAGGATGATGCCGCGATCGCGGCCGCCCCCATCGAACGGCCCATCTTCATCGTGGGCCAACCGCGCACCGGCACGACCATCCTGTTCGACCTACTGGCCCAGGACCCCGAGCTGCGCCCACCGCTGACGTGGGAGGTCGATTCACCATGGCCGCTTGCCCGACCCGACACCTATGACACCGATCCACGGATCGCGCAGGCACAGGCCAACCTCGAGATGTCCGAGCAGATCGTGCCGGGACTCCTGGCCTTTCACCCGATGGGTGCACGCGTCGGGCAGGAGTGCGTCAAGGTCTGGGCCGCGCAATTCTGCAGCATGTTGTTCTCTGTGCAGTACCGGTTGCCGACCTACTACCGTTGGCTGCTGTACGACGCCGACCACGAAGGCGCCTATCGCTATCACCGAATCTTCCTGCAGCACTTGCAGTCCGGTGTTGGTGGGCAGTGGCTGTTGAAGTCGCCCGCCCACCTGTGGCAGCTCGACCGTCTGGTCGCGGAGTATCCGGACGCGGTGATCGTGCAGACCCACCGCGATCCGCTCAACGTCATCTCGTCGATCACCGCGCTGACCCACCACCTGCGCCGACTGGCCTCCGACGAGAGCGACATCCGCGAATGCGCGCAGCAGTCGTGCGAGGAGATCGTCGTCGGGCTGGAACGGTCGATGAAGGTGCGCGACTCGGGCACCTTGGCCCCGGGCCAACTCATCGACGTCCAGTTCGCCGACTTCATCGCCGACCCGTTGGCCACCATCGGCAGGCTGTACGACGCGCTGGGCCGGGAACTGACCCCGGTCGCCGAGACGCGCATGCGCCAGTTCCTCGCCGAGCACCCCGGCGACGGTGGCGGTGGTCGCTACACCTGGTCCGACACCGGACTGGACGCCGCCGTGGTGCGCGATCGGGTCCGTGCCTACCAGGACAGGCTCGAGGTGCCCACCGAGGCGCTGAAGTAG
- a CDS encoding fasciclin domain-containing protein, translating into MKSAHRKAFTAAGLTAVAILGTSACSSETASEATSSASSVSSSVVSSTSSSAPAMTAAADPAADLVGTGCAGYAEQVPEGPGSVAGMATAPVVTAAASNPILTTLASAVSGKLNPGVNLVDTLNGGEFTVIAPTDDAFAKIDAATLEKLKTDAPLLTSILTYHVIPGQLTPAEVAGTHKTVQGADVTVTGAGEALKFDESGLVCGGVKTANATVYMVDTVMMPPAA; encoded by the coding sequence ATGAAATCAGCTCACCGCAAAGCTTTCACGGCGGCCGGCCTGACCGCAGTCGCCATTCTCGGCACTTCCGCGTGTTCGAGCGAGACCGCCAGCGAAGCCACCAGCAGCGCCAGCAGTGTCTCTTCGAGCGTCGTGAGTAGCACCTCCTCGAGCGCGCCGGCGATGACCGCTGCCGCCGACCCCGCCGCCGATCTGGTTGGCACGGGTTGCGCCGGCTACGCCGAGCAGGTGCCCGAAGGCCCCGGATCCGTGGCTGGCATGGCCACGGCACCGGTCGTCACCGCAGCCGCGAGCAACCCGATCCTGACCACCTTGGCCTCCGCGGTCTCCGGCAAGCTCAACCCCGGCGTCAACCTCGTCGACACGCTCAACGGCGGCGAATTCACCGTGATCGCGCCGACCGACGATGCATTCGCCAAGATCGACGCGGCGACGCTCGAGAAGCTGAAGACCGACGCCCCGCTGCTGACCAGCATCCTGACCTACCACGTGATCCCCGGGCAGCTCACCCCGGCAGAGGTCGCCGGAACGCACAAGACGGTCCAGGGCGCCGATGTCACCGTCACCGGTGCCGGCGAAGCGCTGAAGTTCGATGAGTCCGGCCTGGTCTGCGGTGGCGTCAAGACCGCCAACGCGACTGTCTACATGGTCGACACCGTCATGATGCCGCCCGCCGCCTAA
- the ispG gene encoding flavodoxin-dependent (E)-4-hydroxy-3-methylbut-2-enyl-diphosphate synthase yields the protein MMSVGLGMPAPPPPTLAPRRKTRQLMVRDVGVGSDYPIAVQSMCTTKTHDINSTLQQIAELTASGCDIVRVACPRQEDADALAVIAKKSQIPVIADIHFQPKYIFAAIDAGCAAVRVNPGNIKEFDGRVKEVAKAAGDAGIPIRIGVNAGSLDARMMQKYGKATPEALVESALWEASLFEEHGFGDIKISVKHNDPVIMVAAYEQLAAQCDYPLHLGVTEAGPAFQGTIKSAVAFGALLSKGIGDTIRVSLSAPPVEEIKVGNQILESLNLRPRGLEIVSCPSCGRAQVDVYKLANEVSAGLEGLDVPLRVAVMGCVVNGPGEAREADLGVASGNGKGQIFVRGEVIKTVPEQMIVETLIEEAMRIAAQINDERGSKDVSGAPVVTVS from the coding sequence ATCATGTCCGTCGGGTTGGGTATGCCGGCACCGCCTCCGCCGACGCTGGCCCCGCGCCGCAAGACGCGCCAGCTGATGGTCCGCGACGTCGGCGTCGGGAGCGACTATCCGATCGCCGTGCAGTCGATGTGCACCACCAAGACGCACGACATCAACTCGACGCTGCAGCAGATCGCCGAACTGACCGCTTCCGGCTGCGACATCGTCCGGGTGGCCTGTCCCCGTCAGGAGGACGCCGACGCGCTGGCGGTGATCGCCAAGAAGAGTCAGATCCCGGTGATCGCCGACATCCACTTCCAGCCGAAGTACATCTTCGCCGCGATCGATGCGGGCTGCGCCGCCGTGCGTGTCAACCCCGGCAACATCAAGGAGTTCGACGGCCGGGTCAAGGAGGTCGCGAAGGCGGCCGGCGACGCGGGCATCCCGATCCGCATCGGTGTCAACGCCGGCTCGCTCGACGCGCGGATGATGCAGAAGTACGGCAAGGCTACGCCCGAGGCGTTGGTGGAGTCGGCGCTGTGGGAGGCCTCGCTGTTCGAGGAGCACGGCTTCGGTGACATCAAGATCAGCGTCAAGCACAACGATCCGGTGATCATGGTCGCCGCCTACGAGCAGCTCGCGGCCCAGTGCGATTACCCGCTGCACCTCGGCGTGACCGAGGCCGGTCCGGCGTTCCAGGGCACCATCAAGTCGGCGGTCGCCTTCGGGGCGCTGCTGTCGAAGGGCATCGGCGACACCATCCGAGTGTCGTTGTCTGCTCCGCCGGTCGAGGAGATCAAGGTCGGCAATCAGATCCTGGAGTCGCTCAACCTGCGTCCGCGCGGTTTGGAGATCGTGTCGTGCCCGTCCTGCGGGCGCGCTCAGGTCGACGTCTACAAGCTGGCCAACGAAGTGTCCGCCGGACTCGAGGGTCTGGACGTTCCGCTACGCGTCGCGGTGATGGGTTGTGTCGTCAACGGCCCGGGTGAGGCTCGCGAGGCCGACCTCGGCGTCGCCTCGGGCAACGGCAAGGGCCAGATCTTCGTTCGAGGCGAAGTGATCAAGACGGTGCCCGAGCAGATGATCGTCGAGACCCTCATCGAAGAGGCGATGCGGATCGCGGCCCAAATCAATGACGAACGTGGTTCGAAGGATGTTAGCGGCGCACCGGTTGTGACCGTAAGCTGA
- a CDS encoding M50 family metallopeptidase, producing MMFVLGIVLFALAILVSVALHECGHMWIARATGMKVRRYFVGFGPTVWSTMRRNRLGYTEYGVKAVPLGGFCDIAGMTSVEELTPEDRPYAMYRQKVWKRVAVLFAGPGMNFIIGLVLLYGIAVVWGLPNLHPPTTAIVGETSCVSPEVTKGNLGECTGPGPAALAGIRAGDTVVKVGDTDVKNFDEMVAAVRKLNAPTPFVVQRTENGRTTDVTTTVDVTKTQRWTKDGNGAPSEVGAVGIAAAQFGPTQYNPLSAVPATFAFTGDLVVELGKSLAKIPTKIGALWTSIGGGERDPETPISVVGASIIGGDTVDAGLWVAFWFFLAQLNFVLGAVNLLPLLPFDGGHIAIAVYEKIRNMIRAARGKVAGAPVNYLKLMPATYVVLVVVGGYMLLTVTADLVNPIRLFQ from the coding sequence ATGATGTTCGTATTGGGCATTGTGCTGTTCGCACTCGCCATTCTGGTCTCGGTGGCCCTGCATGAATGCGGGCACATGTGGATCGCGCGCGCCACGGGGATGAAGGTGCGGCGCTACTTCGTCGGATTCGGACCGACGGTGTGGTCGACGATGCGCCGCAACCGGCTGGGGTACACCGAGTACGGCGTCAAGGCCGTACCCCTCGGCGGTTTCTGCGATATCGCCGGCATGACGTCGGTCGAGGAGCTCACCCCCGAGGACCGTCCCTACGCCATGTACCGCCAGAAGGTGTGGAAGCGCGTCGCGGTGCTCTTCGCGGGCCCCGGCATGAACTTCATCATCGGTCTGGTGCTCCTCTACGGCATCGCGGTCGTTTGGGGTCTGCCCAACCTGCACCCGCCTACCACGGCGATCGTCGGCGAAACCTCCTGTGTATCACCGGAAGTCACCAAGGGAAACCTCGGCGAATGCACCGGACCAGGCCCCGCCGCGCTGGCGGGCATCCGGGCGGGTGACACGGTCGTCAAGGTCGGGGACACCGACGTGAAGAACTTCGACGAGATGGTCGCCGCCGTACGCAAGCTGAACGCGCCGACACCGTTCGTCGTCCAGCGCACCGAGAACGGCAGGACCACCGACGTCACCACGACCGTCGACGTCACGAAGACCCAGCGGTGGACCAAGGACGGCAACGGCGCCCCCAGCGAGGTCGGCGCCGTTGGCATCGCGGCCGCGCAGTTCGGGCCGACGCAGTACAACCCGCTGTCCGCGGTGCCTGCCACCTTCGCGTTCACCGGTGACCTGGTGGTCGAGCTAGGTAAGTCGCTGGCGAAGATCCCGACGAAGATCGGCGCCCTGTGGACCTCCATCGGCGGCGGTGAACGCGACCCGGAGACGCCGATCAGCGTCGTCGGCGCCAGCATCATCGGCGGTGACACGGTCGATGCCGGGCTGTGGGTGGCGTTCTGGTTCTTCCTCGCCCAGCTGAACTTCGTGCTTGGCGCGGTGAACCTGCTGCCACTGCTGCCGTTCGACGGTGGCCACATCGCCATCGCGGTGTACGAGAAGATCCGCAATATGATTCGGGCGGCGCGCGGCAAGGTCGCCGGTGCTCCGGTGAACTATCTCAAGCTGATGCCCGCGACCTACGTCGTGCTCGTCGTCGTAGGCGGCTACATGCTGCTGACCGTGACCGCTGATCTGGTCAACCCGATCAGATTGTTCCAATAA
- a CDS encoding GNAT family N-acetyltransferase, with amino-acid sequence MSAPPLFRLADERRVTVVRDAAMVRRVLDEDPVGSCMVASRVADHGVDPPAIGGEMWTRRRPSDSLCFAGANLIPLRGEPADLVAFADKAMSTVRRCSSLVGRAELVLPMWHRLEKAWGPARDVRDQQPLMALATAPQCPIDPHVRPVRIEQLDAYLVAAVDMFIGEVGVDPRVGDGGRGYRRRVASLITAGRAWARFEHGQVVFKAEVGSQSPAVGQIQGVWVHPDWRGRGLGAAGTAALAGAVVRSGRVASLYVNAYNTVARATYARIGFTEVGTFATVLLD; translated from the coding sequence ATGTCCGCTCCTCCGCTGTTTCGTCTCGCCGATGAGCGACGCGTGACGGTGGTGCGCGATGCGGCAATGGTGCGCCGCGTCCTCGACGAAGATCCCGTCGGTTCCTGCATGGTTGCGTCGCGCGTGGCCGACCACGGGGTCGATCCGCCCGCGATCGGGGGGGAGATGTGGACCCGACGCCGCCCCAGCGACTCGCTGTGCTTCGCCGGCGCCAACCTGATCCCGTTGCGCGGTGAGCCCGCCGACCTGGTGGCCTTCGCGGACAAGGCGATGAGCACCGTTCGGCGGTGTTCGTCGTTGGTCGGCCGCGCCGAACTGGTGCTGCCCATGTGGCACCGCCTGGAGAAGGCCTGGGGTCCGGCCCGCGACGTCCGGGATCAGCAACCGTTGATGGCGCTCGCGACGGCGCCGCAGTGTCCGATCGACCCGCATGTCCGTCCGGTGCGGATCGAGCAGCTGGACGCCTACCTGGTGGCCGCGGTGGACATGTTCATCGGCGAGGTCGGCGTGGACCCCCGCGTCGGAGACGGTGGCCGTGGCTATCGGCGACGGGTCGCGAGCCTCATCACCGCGGGGCGGGCGTGGGCGCGCTTCGAGCACGGTCAGGTGGTGTTCAAGGCGGAGGTCGGGTCGCAGTCGCCCGCAGTCGGCCAGATCCAGGGCGTCTGGGTGCACCCCGATTGGCGGGGCAGGGGGCTCGGTGCGGCGGGAACTGCCGCGCTTGCGGGTGCGGTGGTCCGCAGCGGCCGCGTCGCGAGTCTGTACGTGAACGCCTACAACACGGTGGCGCGGGCCACCTACGCGCGGATCGGGTTCACCGAGGTCGGCACCTTCGCGACCGTGCTGCTCGACTGA
- a CDS encoding penicillin-binding transpeptidase domain-containing protein gives MVTTTSSASRVTGLLTVLAVVATVGGVSACTPKPNGPEPVATAFFTALAKGDTGVAADLSDKPALARAALNEAWAGLQATTLDAQILGSKYAEDTGSIAYRYTWHLPRDRTWTYDGRLNMVREEGRWEVRWSATGLHPNLGENQTLALRADAPPRASVNERGGSDVLRPGFLYNYALDAKAAGGDLMPTATVVADTLRRFDPTLDAQRLAETASSSATPLDLVTLRQADRDAVAPAIGNLPGVVITPHAELLPTDDRFAPDIINQVKKSVVDELDGQAGWRVVSVNQNGVDVDVLDETPGAPAPSVTISLDRAVQDAAQDAVDMVGRKAMIVAIKPSTGEILAVAQNAAANEDGPAATTGLYPPGSTFKIVTAGAAIDRDMATPNTLLGCPGQIDIGQRTIPNYGGFDLGTVPMSRAFANSCNTTFAELASRMPPRGLTTAAAQYGIGTDYVVDGITTVTGSVPPTVNLTERTEDGFGQGRVLVSPFGMALAAATVAAGKTPVPQLIEGRHTEVSGDTPTITPKMIDGLRPMMQLVVTNGTAKDLNGNGDVRGKTGEAEFDGGSHAWFAGYRGDLAFAALIVGGGSSEYAVRMCKDMLNGLPPDYLA, from the coding sequence ATGGTCACAACAACCTCATCCGCATCACGAGTCACTGGACTTCTCACGGTGCTCGCCGTGGTGGCGACCGTCGGCGGAGTCAGCGCCTGCACACCCAAGCCCAACGGTCCCGAACCGGTGGCGACGGCGTTCTTCACCGCGCTCGCCAAGGGGGACACCGGGGTCGCCGCCGATCTCAGCGACAAGCCTGCGCTCGCGAGGGCCGCCCTCAACGAAGCGTGGGCGGGTCTGCAGGCGACCACGCTCGACGCGCAGATCCTCGGTTCCAAGTACGCCGAGGACACCGGCAGCATCGCCTACCGCTACACGTGGCACCTACCCAGGGACCGCACGTGGACCTACGACGGTCGGCTCAACATGGTCCGTGAGGAGGGTCGGTGGGAAGTCCGTTGGAGCGCAACGGGTTTGCATCCGAACCTCGGCGAGAACCAGACCCTCGCCTTGCGCGCGGACGCTCCGCCGCGGGCATCGGTCAACGAACGCGGTGGCAGTGACGTGCTGCGGCCAGGCTTTCTGTACAACTATGCACTCGACGCGAAGGCCGCGGGCGGGGACCTGATGCCGACGGCCACCGTCGTGGCGGACACCCTGCGGCGCTTCGATCCGACCCTGGACGCCCAGCGGCTCGCCGAGACGGCCAGTTCGTCGGCGACGCCGCTGGACCTCGTCACGTTGCGTCAGGCGGACCGCGACGCGGTGGCGCCCGCCATCGGCAACCTGCCCGGTGTCGTCATCACCCCGCATGCCGAGTTGCTGCCCACCGACGATCGCTTCGCCCCCGACATCATCAACCAGGTCAAGAAGTCGGTCGTCGACGAGCTCGACGGCCAGGCCGGCTGGCGGGTGGTCAGCGTCAACCAGAACGGTGTCGACGTCGACGTCCTCGACGAAACGCCTGGTGCGCCAGCACCTTCGGTGACCATAAGCCTCGACCGTGCCGTGCAGGATGCCGCACAGGATGCAGTCGACATGGTCGGCCGCAAGGCGATGATCGTGGCGATCAAGCCGTCCACCGGCGAGATCCTGGCCGTGGCCCAGAACGCTGCCGCCAACGAGGACGGGCCTGCCGCCACCACCGGCCTCTACCCGCCGGGCTCGACGTTCAAGATCGTGACGGCGGGTGCAGCGATCGATCGCGACATGGCGACGCCCAACACGCTTCTCGGCTGCCCCGGCCAGATCGACATCGGGCAGCGAACGATCCCCAACTACGGCGGGTTCGACCTCGGCACGGTGCCCATGTCGCGCGCCTTCGCGAATTCGTGCAACACGACGTTCGCCGAGCTGGCGAGCCGCATGCCACCGCGCGGCCTGACCACCGCCGCCGCGCAGTACGGCATCGGCACGGACTACGTCGTCGACGGCATCACCACCGTCACCGGATCGGTTCCCCCGACGGTGAACCTGACCGAGCGCACGGAGGACGGTTTCGGCCAGGGCCGGGTGCTGGTCAGCCCGTTCGGCATGGCGCTGGCCGCGGCGACCGTCGCCGCGGGCAAGACCCCGGTACCGCAGCTGATCGAGGGCAGGCACACCGAGGTGTCGGGTGACACGCCGACCATCACGCCGAAGATGATCGACGGCCTGCGGCCGATGATGCAGCTGGTGGTGACCAACGGCACCGCCAAGGATCTCAATGGCAACGGTGACGTCCGCGGCAAGACCGGTGAGGCGGAGTTCGACGGCGGTTCACACGCCTGGTTCGCCGGCTACCGCGGCGACCTGGCCTTCGCGGCTCTCATCGTCGGCGGCGGCAGCTCGGAGTACGCCGTGCGGATGTGCAAGGACATGCTGAACGGACTGCCCCCGGACTATCTGGCCTGA
- the dxr gene encoding 1-deoxy-D-xylulose-5-phosphate reductoisomerase has translation MTSGGQERRDRRSESGRLRVLVLGSTGSIGTQALEVIAANPDRFEVVGLAAGGANPDLLARQRAQTGARHVAVASPAAAEQIGDVAYVGPEAATQLVEDTEADVVLNALVGARGLRPTLAALQSGARLALANKESLIAGGPLVLKAAAPGQIVPVDSEHSALAQCLRGGTSDEVARLVLTASGGPFRGWTTAALEDVTPKQAGAHPTWSMGPMNTLNSASLVNKGLELIETHLLFGVPYDRIDVVVHPQSIVHSMVTFFDGSTIAQASPPDMRLPIALALGWPARIAGAALPCDFTTASSWTFEPLDDDVFPAVALAREAGSRGGCLTAVYNAANEEAAEAFLDGRIRFPAIVRIVGEVLRGADQWAGEPATVDEVLDAQDWARDQARRAVAREVVPTR, from the coding sequence GTGACATCCGGAGGGCAAGAGCGACGCGACCGGAGATCCGAGTCGGGTCGTCTGCGCGTGTTAGTGCTGGGCAGCACCGGTTCCATCGGCACCCAGGCGTTGGAAGTCATCGCGGCCAACCCCGACAGATTCGAGGTCGTCGGACTGGCCGCCGGTGGCGCCAACCCCGACCTGCTGGCGCGCCAACGGGCCCAGACCGGGGCTCGCCACGTCGCCGTCGCATCGCCCGCCGCCGCCGAGCAAATCGGCGACGTCGCCTACGTCGGCCCCGAGGCCGCTACCCAACTGGTCGAGGACACCGAGGCCGACGTCGTACTCAATGCATTGGTCGGCGCCCGGGGGCTGCGCCCCACCCTGGCTGCCCTGCAATCCGGTGCCCGGCTGGCCCTGGCCAACAAGGAATCGCTGATCGCCGGCGGTCCGCTGGTGCTCAAGGCGGCCGCACCCGGTCAGATCGTGCCGGTCGACTCCGAGCACTCTGCCTTGGCGCAATGCCTGCGTGGCGGGACGTCCGACGAAGTCGCCCGGCTGGTGCTGACGGCATCGGGTGGGCCCTTTCGCGGGTGGACGACCGCAGCGCTCGAGGACGTCACGCCCAAACAGGCCGGCGCCCACCCGACGTGGTCGATGGGCCCGATGAACACGCTGAACTCGGCCTCGCTGGTCAACAAGGGCCTCGAGTTGATCGAGACGCATCTGCTCTTCGGGGTCCCCTATGACCGAATCGACGTCGTCGTGCACCCGCAGTCGATCGTGCACTCCATGGTCACGTTCTTCGACGGTTCCACGATCGCCCAGGCCAGCCCGCCCGACATGCGGCTCCCGATCGCGCTGGCGCTGGGTTGGCCGGCGCGGATCGCCGGCGCGGCGCTACCGTGCGACTTCACGACCGCCTCGAGCTGGACTTTCGAGCCCCTCGACGACGACGTCTTCCCCGCCGTGGCGCTGGCCCGGGAGGCCGGTAGCCGGGGCGGCTGTCTCACCGCGGTCTACAACGCCGCCAACGAAGAGGCGGCCGAGGCGTTCCTCGACGGCCGCATCCGTTTCCCCGCGATCGTCCGGATCGTCGGCGAGGTCTTGCGCGGTGCGGACCAGTGGGCGGGAGAACCCGCTACCGTGGATGAGGTACTCGACGCGCAGGACTGGGCCAGAGACCAGGCGCGGAGAGCAGTCGCACGGGAGGTCGTACCCACTAGATGA
- a CDS encoding DUF1707 SHOCT-like domain-containing protein — protein sequence MTSINSDVGGDALVLRISDADRNGTLRRLHNAVALGLIDIDEFEERSAAVSQARLHSDLAALVEDLPGPGAIVTSATDRVELKGVLGSLKRQGEWIVPTRLSLVRRMGSIDLDLTKARFAGPIVVIELDVKFGSVDIRLPDGASASIDDVEVLVGSARDHRKDAPAEGRPHVILTGRSVCGSVDIRGPRRAALGKFRRG from the coding sequence ATGACCAGCATCAACTCTGACGTGGGCGGGGACGCCCTCGTCCTCCGCATCTCGGATGCCGATCGCAACGGGACGCTGCGCCGCCTGCACAACGCGGTGGCGCTGGGCCTCATCGACATCGACGAGTTCGAGGAACGCTCGGCCGCGGTGTCCCAAGCCCGCCTGCACTCCGATCTCGCCGCGCTCGTCGAGGATCTACCGGGTCCCGGCGCCATCGTCACGTCGGCGACCGACCGGGTCGAACTCAAGGGCGTGCTGGGCTCGCTGAAGCGCCAAGGGGAGTGGATCGTGCCCACCCGACTGTCGCTGGTGCGCCGGATGGGATCGATCGACCTAGACCTGACCAAGGCGCGGTTCGCCGGCCCGATCGTGGTGATCGAACTGGACGTGAAGTTCGGGTCGGTGGACATCCGGCTGCCCGACGGTGCCAGCGCGTCGATCGACGACGTCGAGGTGCTGGTCGGCAGCGCCCGCGATCATCGCAAGGACGCGCCCGCCGAGGGCCGTCCGCACGTCATCCTGACCGGGCGCAGCGTCTGTGGGTCGGTCGACATCCGGGGCCCGCGCCGTGCGGCACTGGGCAAGTTCCGGCGGGGTTAG
- a CDS encoding PaaI family thioesterase: MRDVEESDERLVIEMDNRPNLVNIRGALQGGLVATLIDIAAGRLASNVVGPDRDVTTADMNVHFLAPIIEGPARAEATIVRAGRRLIVTSVDVTDVGRDRLACRATLSFAVLEPR, from the coding sequence ATGCGGGACGTCGAGGAGTCCGATGAGCGCCTGGTCATCGAGATGGACAACCGGCCGAACCTGGTGAACATCCGCGGTGCGCTGCAGGGCGGGTTGGTGGCCACTCTGATCGACATCGCGGCGGGCCGACTGGCCAGCAACGTCGTCGGCCCGGACCGGGACGTCACCACGGCGGACATGAACGTCCACTTCCTGGCGCCGATCATCGAGGGCCCGGCGCGGGCGGAGGCCACCATCGTGCGGGCGGGCCGGCGCCTCATCGTGACGTCCGTCGACGTCACCGACGTCGGCCGGGACCGCCTGGCGTGCCGGGCGACGCTGAGCTTCGCCGTGCTTGAGCCCCGATGA
- a CDS encoding DUF1214 domain-containing protein, giving the protein MTPDLAPKTLEAWRFVQKMLHDVTSMVLDDARDEREVLDGLRVVSRVTALCSELSIEADPELPWFFDMCSPTRMVGGPNPDGRYLLAMIRGDRRYRITGTRGSTAYLGMQVLAGTGMTPRRMAAYLSDTELTLDAGGFTVVVSADQPPAAELVNAQWLRIPDDAASMVVREYVGDADTEVPATLRIETLDAVVPQPPTDAAVAEQFTAMAWTLMKLTSLHRTVKPELLTRPNVLLTAEAADLGAADTTPDNLYMIGTFGLQDGETLLLEFHPPDTRYWNVTLENIWHECIEPRRRHSSVTNRGVSADADGKVRIAIGARDFGHGHWLDTGGHRRGFIVLRWLDNPAAPDVTVSVIQA; this is encoded by the coding sequence ATGACCCCTGATCTCGCGCCGAAGACCCTAGAGGCGTGGCGGTTCGTGCAGAAGATGCTCCACGACGTGACCTCGATGGTGCTGGACGACGCCCGCGACGAACGCGAGGTACTGGATGGGCTTCGGGTGGTCTCGCGGGTCACCGCGCTGTGCTCGGAGTTGTCCATCGAGGCAGATCCGGAACTGCCGTGGTTCTTCGACATGTGCTCCCCCACCCGCATGGTCGGCGGTCCGAATCCGGACGGCCGGTACCTCCTCGCAATGATTCGAGGCGACCGTCGCTACCGGATCACCGGAACCCGAGGCAGCACCGCCTATCTCGGTATGCAGGTGCTGGCCGGCACCGGGATGACTCCGCGCCGCATGGCCGCCTACCTCAGCGACACCGAGCTCACCCTCGACGCGGGCGGGTTCACCGTGGTGGTGTCGGCCGACCAGCCGCCGGCCGCCGAACTCGTCAACGCACAGTGGCTGAGGATTCCCGACGACGCCGCCTCGATGGTGGTGCGGGAGTACGTCGGCGACGCCGACACCGAGGTACCCGCCACCCTGCGGATCGAGACGCTCGATGCCGTCGTGCCGCAACCGCCGACCGATGCCGCAGTCGCCGAACAGTTCACCGCGATGGCGTGGACGTTGATGAAGTTGACGAGTTTGCACCGCACCGTCAAGCCCGAACTGCTCACTCGCCCCAACGTTCTGCTGACCGCGGAGGCCGCCGACCTCGGCGCCGCGGACACCACCCCGGACAACCTCTACATGATCGGCACCTTCGGCCTGCAAGACGGCGAGACTCTGCTTCTGGAATTCCATCCACCCGATACCCGGTACTGGAACGTGACGCTGGAGAACATCTGGCACGAGTGCATCGAGCCTCGGCGCAGACACAGTTCGGTCACCAACCGGGGTGTCAGCGCCGACGCCGATGGCAAGGTCCGAATAGCGATCGGCGCCAGGGACTTCGGGCACGGGCACTGGTTGGACACCGGCGGCCACCGCCGTGGCTTCATCGTGCTGCGCTGGCTCGACAATCCCGCTGCGCCCGATGTCACGGTCAGCGTGATTCAGGCGTGA